A window of the Hordeum vulgare subsp. vulgare chromosome 5H, MorexV3_pseudomolecules_assembly, whole genome shotgun sequence genome harbors these coding sequences:
- the LOC123452023 gene encoding potassium transporter 18 — METVSTNEDTGKGAMWELEKSLDQPMDAEAGRLRNMYREKTYPTVLMLQLAFQSLGVVFGDLGTSPLYVFYNIFPNEIEDTEQIIGALSLIIYSLTLIPLVKYVFIVLRASDNGQGGTFALYSLLCRHAKISIIPNQHKTDEDLTTYSRQTYDEKSLAAKIKRWLEGHQFRKNVILILVLFGTCMAVGDGILTPAISVLSATGGIKVEEPRMRNDVVVIVSVMILIGLFSMQHYGTDKVSWLFAPIVFVWFILIGVLGAVNIYTYDRSVLKAFNPIYVYRYFKRGKTSWASLGGIMLSITGTEALFADLSYFPVQAIQIAFTTVVFPCLLLQYTGQAAYIATHKDKVSHSFYFSLPERILWPAFVVATAAAIVSSQATISATYSIIKQALAVGCFPRVKIIHTSKKYLGQIYSPDINWILLILCIAVTAGFKNQSQIANAYGTAVIMVMLVTTFLMIPIMLLVWRSHWALVLLFTVLSLVVEIPYLTAVMKKIDQGGWVPLVFAAAILLIMYVWHYGTLKRYEFEMHSKVSMAWILGLGPSLGLVRVPGIGLVYTELASGVPHIFSHFITNLPAIHSTLVFVCVKYLPVYTVPLDERFLVKRIGPKNFHMFRCVARYGYKDIHRKDDDFEKMLFSSLLLFVRLESMMEEYSDSDDYSALDQQELIDEASNDARSAADLSYASRDSIVPVRSPNLPGSMSSAQTTTATLGFETVGDEVAFLNSCRDAGVVHILGNTVIRARRDSGPLKKLAIDYLYAFLRKICRENSAIFNVPHESLLNVGQVFYV; from the exons ATGGAGACCGTTTCGACGAATGAGGACACGGGCAAGGGGGCGATGTGGGAGCTGGAGAAGAGCCTTGATCAGCCCATGGACGCAGAGGCCGGGAGACTGAGGAACATGTACAGAGAAAAG ACCTACCCAACAGTTTTGATGCTACAACTAGCTTTCCAAAGCCTTGGTGTGGTGTTTGGAGATTTAGGCACATCGCCCCTTTATGTTTTCTACAATATCTTTCCTAACGAGATTGAAGACACGGAGCAAATTATTGGGGCACTCTCGCTTATTATCTACTCCCTTACTCTCATCCCACTTGTTAAATATGTTTTTATCGTCTTGAGGGCAAGCGATAACGGCCAAG GTGGAACTTTTGCTCTTTATTCATTGCTTTGCCGGCATGCAAAGATAAGCATTATTCCCAATCAACACAAAACCGATGAAGACCTAACAACATACAGCCGTCAGACATATGATGAGAAGTCTCTTGCTGCAAAGATCAAAAGGTGGTTAGAGGGGCACCAATTCAGAAAGAATGTCATTCTTATTCTTGTCCTTTTTGGTACTTGCATGGCTGTTGGAGATGGAATTCTCACTCCTGCCATATCAG TTCTTTCTGCAACTGGCGGAATAAAGGTCGAAGAACCCAGAATGAGAAATG ATGTGGTTGTAATAGTCTCTGTGATGATATTGATTGGACTGTTCAGTATGCAGCACTATGGCACAGACAAAGTCAGCTGGCTTTTTGCACCAATAGTATTTGTTTGGTTTATACTTATTGGAGTCCTGGGGGCTGTAAACATTTATACATATGATAGATCGGTTCTCAAGGCATTCAATCCTATTTATGTATATCGTTATTTTAAGCGGGGGAAGACCAGTTGGGCTTCGCTAGGTGGGATTATGCTCAGCATAACAG GGACAGAAGCTCTATTCGCTGACCTGTCATATTTTCCTGTGCAAGCTATTCAG ATTGCTTTCACGACGGTTGTGTTCCCATGTCTTCTTTTGCAATATACTGGTCAAGCTGCCTATATAGCCACGCACAAAGACAAAGTCTCCCACTCCTTCTATTTTTCTCTTCCAG AGCGTATACTTTGGCCAGCATTTGTTGTTGCAACGGCTGCTGCAATAGTTTCTAGCCAGGCAACTATTTCCGCAACGTACTCAATCATCAAGCAAGCGCTTGCGGTGGGCTGCTTccccagagtgaagatcatccatACTTCCAAGAAGTATCTTGGCCAGATATACAGCCCCGATATTAATTGGATCCTCCTGATTCTCTGTATTGCCGTCACGGCTGGGTTCAAGAATCAGTCCCAGATTGCAAATGCTTATG GTACAGCTGTGATAATGGTTATGCTTGTGACGACATTTCTCATGATCCCCATAATGCTGCTGGTATGGCGCAGCCATTGGGCCTTGGTCCTGCTCTTCACGGTGCTGTCGCTGGTCGTCGAGATCCCGTACTTGACCGCCGTCATGAAGAAGATTGACCAGGGCGGCTGGGTTCCTCTGGTGTTCGCGGCGGCCATCCTCCTCATCATGTACGTGTGGCATTACGGCACGCTCAAGCGCTACGAGTTCGAGATGCACAGCAAGGTGTCCATGGCGTGGATCCTGGGCCTCGGCCCGAGCCTCGGCCTGGTCCGGGTGCCCGGGATAGGCCTGGTGTACACGGAGCTGGCGAGTGGTGTCCCCCACATCTTCTCGCACTTCATCACCAACCTCCCGGCGATCCACTCCACCCTGGTGTTCGTCTGCGTCAAGTACCTGCCGGTGTACACCGTGCCGCTGGACGAGCGGTTCCTCGTGAAGCGGATCGGCCCCAAGAACTTCCACATGTTCCGCTGTGTGGCACGGTATGGCTACAAGGACATCCACAGGAAGGACGACGACTTCGAGAAGATGCTCTTCAGCAGCCTGCTGCTCTTCGTCCGGCTGGAGAGCATGATGGAGGAGTACTCGGACTCCGACGACTACAGCGCCCTGGACCAGCAGGAGCTGATCGACGAGGCAAGCAACGACGCCAGGTCCGCCGCCGACCTCAGCTACGCCTCCCGTGACTCCATTGTGCCGGTGCGCTCCCCGAACCTCCCGGGGTCCATGTCGTCGGCGCAGACTACAACGGCGACCCTGGGGTTTGAGACCGTGGGCGACGAGGTCGCGTTCCTGAACTCGTGCAGGGACGCCGGGGTCGTGCACATCCTCGGGAACACCGTCATCAGGGCTCGCAGGGACTCGGGGCCGCTGAAGAAGCTCGCCATCGACTACCTCTACGCCTTCCTGAGGAAGATCTGCAGGGAGAACAGCGCCATCTTCAATGTTCCCCATGAGAGCCTGCTGAATGTTGGGCAGGTGTTCTATGTGTAG